A stretch of the Flavobacterium aquiphilum genome encodes the following:
- a CDS encoding SusC/RagA family TonB-linked outer membrane protein, with protein MKLKFNGFLVLLVVLVAQLTFAQERSVSGIVSDNAGMPLPGVSVLVKGTKNGTQSDFDGKYTIKAAPSDVLVFSYVGMKSSEKSASSTTVNVKLASDATQLESVVVTSLGIKRDKKSLGYATQEVKGEDLKSGTPSGNFLNELSGKVAGVNITRNSNFGGSTSAVSRGIKALGQSNEMLIVIDGMPINNSNTATDGTTNQRRGGFGFDYGNTGMDVNPEDIESINVLKGAAASALYGYLAGNGVLMITTKKGKSKKGMGITVSSEFAIGTPDKDTFVKYQKEYGAGYGGSFFQQDINGDGTKDNVVYMGDDASAGDKFNPSQNVYQWDAFSAYPGNANYGKATPWVGAKNDPFSFFQNSMSLVNSISFEDANDKSNVVINYSNSKLTGLLPNSELNKNNASLKLNHQFTDKLSISTFANYSAQKTLGRNMTGYSDNMVTGFRQWWQTNVDIKQLEEAYNASGGQNITWNRTSPEDGTPAYWNNPYFERYQNYQNDSRNRFVGYANLTYKINDWLSATGKISTDTYDEIREERVAVGSVAKTFGINLLDETSGYQRYNGNFSEQNYDFLLNFKKNFGEDFNLSGVAGGTIKRNSFNSIFASTQGGLIIPGIYSLSNSKSTSPFPYERDTKSGVNSIYASASLGYVDTFFLDVTARRDAFSSLPKDNNSIPSYSASASWVFSKNLQDLKWLSFGKLRGGYSESPLGTPGLALVDTYTKFDPFDGNQMYSVNTTKNNPNLEPIKTKTYEVGLEAQFLDRRIGFDVSVYKNINDGEAVSVPYSTSTGNGFRYINAATVENKGIEVQFNATPVKTQDFAWDINVNWSKNDNMVTALAPGIDNLQISSFPGGVTLNAVVGQPFGVLKGTDYTYAANGQRIVNQSTGRYVINTSTNNIIGNVNPDWIGGIRNKFTYKSLSLSFLVDMKHGGDVFSTDQWYGVGTGLGVQTAGNNDLGNPIRNTVANGGGVIFEGVTDATGNTPNTIRTAYFRPEAGAITNSYSGGARKEYVYDAGFIKLREVNITYTLPTSIVSKMKLTQMQVALVGSNLWIIDKSLPDADPESGLGSNAGSLGLSIGSLPTARTIGCNLTIKF; from the coding sequence ATGAAACTAAAGTTCAATGGATTCCTGGTACTCCTTGTAGTACTAGTGGCGCAACTAACTTTTGCGCAAGAAAGATCTGTTTCAGGGATTGTTTCTGACAATGCAGGCATGCCTTTACCGGGTGTAAGTGTATTGGTTAAAGGAACAAAAAATGGAACACAATCAGATTTTGATGGTAAATATACTATCAAAGCAGCACCAAGTGACGTATTGGTATTTAGTTATGTTGGGATGAAATCTTCAGAGAAATCTGCAAGCTCAACTACAGTTAATGTTAAATTAGCAAGTGATGCTACACAGCTAGAAAGTGTAGTTGTTACTTCATTAGGTATTAAAAGAGATAAAAAATCTCTTGGTTATGCCACACAGGAAGTTAAAGGTGAAGATTTAAAAAGCGGAACACCAAGTGGAAACTTTTTAAATGAACTTTCCGGTAAAGTAGCTGGGGTAAACATTACAAGAAACAGTAACTTCGGAGGTTCTACAAGTGCTGTATCCCGTGGTATTAAAGCATTAGGACAAAGCAACGAGATGCTTATCGTTATCGATGGTATGCCAATCAACAACTCTAATACTGCAACCGATGGAACCACAAACCAACGTAGAGGTGGTTTTGGGTTTGACTATGGAAACACTGGTATGGATGTTAATCCTGAAGATATCGAAAGTATCAACGTATTGAAAGGTGCAGCAGCATCAGCATTATATGGATATTTAGCTGGTAACGGGGTTTTAATGATTACTACCAAAAAAGGAAAATCTAAAAAAGGAATGGGAATCACCGTTTCTTCTGAATTTGCAATAGGTACTCCAGATAAAGATACTTTTGTAAAATATCAAAAAGAATATGGAGCTGGTTATGGAGGGTCCTTCTTTCAACAAGATATTAACGGAGACGGTACAAAGGATAATGTAGTTTATATGGGAGATGATGCTTCTGCGGGAGATAAATTCAACCCTTCACAGAATGTTTATCAATGGGATGCTTTTTCAGCATACCCTGGGAATGCAAATTACGGAAAAGCTACTCCATGGGTAGGAGCTAAAAATGATCCATTTTCATTCTTCCAAAACTCAATGTCTTTAGTAAACAGTATCTCGTTTGAAGATGCTAACGACAAAAGCAATGTGGTGATTAACTACAGTAACTCAAAACTTACCGGTCTTTTACCAAACAGTGAATTGAATAAAAACAATGCAAGTTTAAAACTTAATCACCAATTCACCGATAAATTATCTATCAGCACATTTGCTAATTATTCAGCTCAAAAAACTCTTGGTAGAAACATGACTGGTTATAGTGATAACATGGTTACTGGTTTCCGTCAATGGTGGCAAACAAACGTTGATATCAAGCAACTTGAAGAAGCATACAATGCTTCAGGAGGGCAAAACATTACTTGGAACAGAACCTCTCCAGAAGACGGAACTCCTGCTTACTGGAACAACCCTTATTTTGAACGTTACCAAAACTATCAAAATGACAGCAGAAATCGTTTCGTAGGTTATGCTAATTTAACATACAAAATTAACGATTGGTTGTCTGCCACTGGAAAAATATCTACTGATACTTATGACGAAATTCGTGAGGAAAGAGTAGCCGTTGGTTCTGTAGCAAAAACATTCGGTATCAATTTACTTGACGAGACTTCAGGATACCAACGTTACAATGGTAACTTCTCTGAACAAAACTATGACTTCCTTTTGAACTTCAAAAAGAATTTCGGTGAAGACTTTAATTTAAGCGGAGTTGCTGGGGGTACAATTAAAAGAAACTCTTTCAATTCTATTTTTGCTTCAACTCAAGGAGGTCTTATTATTCCAGGTATCTACAGTTTATCAAACTCTAAATCAACTAGCCCATTCCCATACGAAAGAGATACCAAATCTGGGGTAAACAGTATCTATGCTTCAGCATCTTTAGGATACGTTGATACTTTCTTCTTAGATGTAACAGCACGTAGAGATGCTTTCTCAAGTTTACCAAAAGACAACAACTCTATCCCAAGTTATTCTGCATCAGCAAGCTGGGTTTTTTCTAAAAACCTACAAGATCTTAAATGGTTATCTTTTGGTAAATTAAGAGGTGGTTATTCTGAAAGCCCACTTGGTACACCTGGATTAGCCTTAGTTGACACTTATACTAAATTTGATCCATTTGATGGAAATCAAATGTATTCAGTAAACACTACAAAAAACAATCCAAACTTAGAGCCTATTAAAACTAAAACATATGAAGTTGGTCTTGAAGCTCAATTCTTGGATAGAAGAATTGGATTTGACGTATCAGTATACAAAAACATCAATGACGGTGAAGCGGTAAGTGTTCCTTACTCAACTTCAACAGGAAACGGATTCCGTTATATAAACGCGGCTACAGTTGAAAATAAAGGTATCGAGGTTCAATTTAATGCTACTCCAGTAAAAACACAAGATTTTGCTTGGGACATTAATGTAAACTGGTCTAAAAACGATAACATGGTTACTGCTTTAGCTCCTGGTATCGATAACTTACAAATTAGTTCATTCCCTGGTGGTGTTACATTAAATGCAGTAGTAGGTCAACCTTTTGGAGTATTAAAAGGAACTGATTATACTTATGCTGCAAATGGTCAAAGAATTGTTAACCAATCTACCGGTAGATATGTAATTAACACTTCTACAAACAACATCATCGGTAACGTAAATCCTGATTGGATTGGTGGTATCCGTAACAAGTTTACATATAAAAGCTTATCTTTAAGCTTTTTAGTTGATATGAAACATGGTGGTGATGTTTTCTCAACTGACCAATGGTATGGTGTAGGAACTGGTTTAGGTGTTCAAACAGCTGGTAATAACGACTTAGGAAACCCAATAAGAAATACTGTAGCTAATGGTGGTGGTGTTATTTTTGAAGGGGTAACTGATGCTACCGGAAATACTCCAAATACAATCAGAACTGCCTATTTTAGACCTGAAGCTGGAGCTATTACAAATTCATACTCTGGAGGAGCAAGAAAAGAATATGTTTATGATGCTGGCTTTATCAAATTGAGAGAGGTAAACATCACTTATACGTTACCAACTTCAATTGTATCAAAAATGAAATTGACTCAAATGCAGGTAGCATTAGTTGGATCTAACTTATGGATAATTGACAAATCTCTTCCAGACGCTGATCCAGAAAGTGGATTAGGATCTAACGCTGGATCATTAGGGCTATCTATCGGATCTTTACCAACTGCTAGAACAATTGGTTGTAATCTAACTATTAAATTTTAA
- the rpsL gene encoding 30S ribosomal protein S12, whose translation MPTIQQLVRTGRTQITKKSKSVALDSCPQRRGVCTRVYTTTPKKPNSAMRKVARVRLTNGNEVNAYIPGEGHNLQEHSIVLVRGGRVKDLPGVRYHIVRGALDTSGVAGRTQRRSKYGAKRPKEAKK comes from the coding sequence ATGCCAACAATTCAACAATTAGTAAGAACAGGAAGAACTCAGATAACTAAGAAGAGTAAATCGGTTGCTTTAGATTCTTGTCCTCAAAGAAGAGGGGTTTGTACGCGTGTTTACACTACTACACCAAAAAAACCAAACTCAGCGATGCGTAAAGTTGCGCGTGTGCGTTTGACAAATGGTAATGAAGTAAATGCTTACATCCCTGGAGAAGGACACAATTTGCAAGAGCACTCGATAGTATTAGTTAGGGGTGGAAGGGTAAAAGATTTGCCAGGAGTAAGATACCACATCGTTCGTGGTGCGCTTGATACATCAGGTGTAGCTGGAAGAACGCAAAGAAGATCTAAGTACGGAGCAAAACGACCAAAAGAAGCAAAAAAGTAA
- the rpsG gene encoding 30S ribosomal protein S7 codes for MRKRAAKKRPLLPDPRFNDQLVTRFVNNLMWDGKKSTAFKVFYDAIDIIETKKQNDEKTSLEIWKDALTNVMPHVEVRSRRVGGATFQIPMQIRPDRKISMAMKWLILYARRRNEKSMAQRLASECLAAAKEEGAAVKKRMDTHKMAEANKAFSHFRF; via the coding sequence ATGAGAAAAAGAGCGGCAAAGAAAAGACCACTTTTACCAGATCCAAGGTTTAATGACCAATTGGTAACGCGTTTTGTGAACAACTTGATGTGGGATGGTAAGAAATCAACAGCTTTTAAAGTTTTTTATGATGCAATTGATATCATTGAAACTAAAAAACAAAATGACGAAAAAACTTCATTAGAAATTTGGAAAGATGCTTTGACTAATGTTATGCCTCACGTAGAAGTGCGTAGTCGTAGAGTAGGTGGAGCTACATTTCAAATTCCAATGCAAATTAGACCAGACAGAAAAATATCTATGGCTATGAAATGGTTGATTCTTTATGCAAGAAGAAGAAACGAAAAATCAATGGCTCAAAGATTAGCTTCAGAATGTTTAGCTGCTGCTAAAGAAGAAGGAGCGGCTGTTAAGAAAAGAATGGATACTCACAAAATGGCAGAAGCTAACAAAGCTTTCTCTCACTTTAGATTTTAA
- the fusA gene encoding elongation factor G — protein sequence MARDLKYTRNIGIAAHIDAGKTTTTERILFYTGKSHKIGEVHDGAATMDWMAQEQERGITITSAATTCEWNFPTEQGKILPESKPYHFNIIDTPGHVDFTVEVNRSLRVLDGLVFLFSAVDGVEPQSETNWRLADQYRVPRMGFVNKMDRQGSNFLAVCQQVRDMLKSNAVAITLPIGEENDFKGVVDLVKNQAIVWHDATQGATFDIIDIPADMVGEVKEYRDILIEAVADYDENLLDKYMEDPDSITEEEINNALRAATMDMAIIPMIAGSSFKNKGVQFMLDAVCKYLPSPLDKEGIAGIHPDDAELLEEDQTQILRKPDVKEPFAALAFKIATDPFVGRLAFFRAYSGRLDAGSYVLNTRSGNKERISRIYQMHANKQNPIEYIEAGDIGAAVGFKDIKTGDTLCDEKHPIILESMKFPAPVIGIAIEPKTKADVDKMGMALAKLAEEDPTFTVRTDEASGQTIISGMGELHLDILVDRMKREFKVEVNQGEPQVEYKEAFTKTAQHRETYKKQSGGRGKFGDIVFRVEPADEVDGKVPVGLQFVNEVKGGNVPKEYIPAVEKGFREAMKTGPLAGYQVDSLKVTLLDGSFHPVDSDALSFELAARMGYREVAKAAGAIILEPIMKMEVITPEENMGDIVGDINRRRGQVNDMGDRNGAKTIKADVPLSEMFGYVTTLRTLSSGRATSTMEFSHYAETPSNISEAVIKKAKGNA from the coding sequence ATGGCTAGAGATCTTAAATATACAAGAAATATAGGAATTGCTGCTCACATTGATGCTGGTAAAACAACAACGACTGAGCGTATTTTATTCTATACCGGAAAATCACACAAAATTGGAGAGGTGCATGATGGTGCTGCAACAATGGACTGGATGGCGCAAGAGCAAGAAAGAGGTATTACTATTACTTCGGCTGCTACAACTTGTGAATGGAATTTTCCAACTGAGCAAGGTAAAATCTTACCTGAATCAAAACCTTATCACTTTAACATTATCGATACTCCTGGTCACGTTGACTTTACAGTGGAGGTAAACCGTTCTTTACGTGTATTGGATGGATTGGTGTTTTTATTTAGTGCTGTTGATGGTGTTGAGCCTCAATCAGAAACTAACTGGAGATTAGCTGATCAGTACCGTGTGCCACGTATGGGATTTGTTAATAAAATGGATAGACAAGGTTCTAACTTTTTGGCAGTTTGTCAGCAAGTTAGAGATATGTTGAAATCAAACGCTGTTGCAATCACTTTGCCAATTGGTGAAGAGAATGATTTTAAAGGTGTTGTTGATTTGGTTAAAAATCAAGCTATTGTTTGGCATGATGCTACACAAGGAGCTACTTTTGATATCATCGATATTCCTGCGGATATGGTTGGTGAAGTGAAAGAGTATAGAGATATTCTTATCGAAGCGGTTGCTGATTATGATGAGAACTTGCTTGATAAATACATGGAAGATCCAGATTCTATTACGGAAGAAGAGATTAACAATGCGTTAAGAGCTGCTACTATGGATATGGCTATCATTCCTATGATTGCGGGTTCTTCTTTCAAAAATAAAGGGGTTCAATTCATGTTAGATGCAGTATGTAAATACTTGCCGTCTCCATTAGATAAAGAAGGTATTGCTGGTATTCATCCAGATGATGCTGAATTGTTAGAGGAAGATCAAACTCAAATTTTGCGTAAACCAGATGTAAAAGAGCCTTTCGCTGCTTTGGCATTTAAGATTGCTACTGACCCATTCGTTGGTCGTTTGGCTTTCTTCCGTGCGTATTCAGGAAGATTAGATGCTGGTTCTTATGTATTGAATACTCGTTCTGGTAACAAAGAAAGAATTTCTCGTATCTACCAAATGCACGCTAACAAACAAAATCCAATCGAATATATTGAGGCTGGAGATATTGGAGCTGCTGTTGGATTTAAAGATATCAAAACTGGAGACACATTGTGTGATGAAAAACACCCAATTATTCTTGAGTCAATGAAATTCCCTGCGCCGGTAATTGGTATCGCTATTGAACCTAAAACTAAGGCTGACGTTGATAAAATGGGTATGGCTTTGGCTAAATTGGCCGAAGAAGATCCAACATTTACAGTTAGAACTGATGAGGCTTCTGGGCAAACAATTATCTCAGGTATGGGTGAGCTTCACTTGGATATCTTGGTAGATCGTATGAAGCGTGAATTCAAAGTTGAAGTGAACCAAGGTGAGCCTCAAGTTGAATACAAAGAAGCATTTACAAAAACTGCTCAACATAGAGAGACTTATAAAAAACAATCTGGAGGTCGTGGTAAATTCGGTGATATCGTATTTAGAGTTGAACCTGCTGATGAAGTTGATGGTAAAGTTCCAGTAGGATTGCAGTTTGTGAATGAAGTAAAAGGAGGAAACGTTCCAAAAGAATATATTCCTGCTGTTGAAAAAGGTTTCAGAGAAGCTATGAAAACTGGACCTTTGGCTGGTTACCAAGTAGATAGTTTGAAAGTTACTTTATTAGACGGATCTTTCCACCCAGTGGATTCTGATGCTCTTTCATTTGAATTGGCTGCAAGAATGGGGTATAGAGAAGTTGCTAAAGCGGCTGGAGCTATTATTCTTGAGCCTATCATGAAAATGGAAGTTATTACACCGGAAGAAAACATGGGAGATATCGTTGGAGATATTAACCGTCGTAGAGGTCAAGTAAATGACATGGGTGATAGAAACGGTGCTAAAACTATTAAGGCAGATGTGCCATTATCTGAAATGTTTGGGTATGTAACAACTTTAAGAACTTTGTCTTCAGGTCGTGCAACATCTACAATGGAGTTTTCACACTACGCTGAAACGCCATCTAATATTTCAGAAGCAGTTATCAAAAAAGCAAAAGGAAACGCTTAA
- the rpsJ gene encoding 30S ribosomal protein S10: MSQKIRIKLKSYDHMLVDKSAEKIVKTVKTTGAVVTGPIPLPTHKKLFTVLRSPHVNKKAREQFEVMSYKRLIDIYSSSSKTIDALMKLELPSGVEVEIKV; the protein is encoded by the coding sequence ATGAGTCAAAAAATCAGAATAAAATTAAAATCGTACGATCACATGTTGGTAGATAAGTCTGCCGAAAAGATTGTAAAAACAGTAAAGACTACTGGTGCTGTTGTTACTGGACCAATTCCATTGCCAACTCACAAAAAACTTTTTACAGTATTGCGTTCTCCGCACGTAAATAAAAAAGCTAGAGAGCAGTTTGAAGTAATGTCATATAAGAGATTAATTGATATTTATTCATCTTCTTCTAAAACTATTGACGCTTTGATGAAACTTGAATTACCAAGTGGAGTTGAAGTTGAAATCAAAGTTTAA
- the rplC gene encoding 50S ribosomal protein L3, translating to MSGLIGRKIGMTSIFDENGKNIPCTVIEAGPCVVTQVRTKGVDGYEALQLGFDDKNEKHSTKAAVGHFKKAGTVAKKKVVEFHDFATEQKLGDLIDVTIFAEGEFVDVQGVSKGKGFQGVVKRHGFGGVGQATHGQHNRLRAPGSVGASSYPSRVFKGMRMAGRMGGDNVKVQNLRVLKVVADKNLLVVKGAIPGHKNSYVIIQK from the coding sequence ATGTCTGGGTTAATTGGTAGAAAAATCGGCATGACTAGTATTTTTGATGAAAACGGGAAAAACATTCCTTGTACAGTAATCGAAGCTGGTCCATGTGTTGTTACCCAAGTCAGAACCAAAGGTGTTGACGGGTATGAAGCGTTGCAACTTGGTTTCGATGACAAAAACGAGAAACATTCCACAAAAGCGGCTGTAGGTCACTTTAAGAAAGCTGGAACTGTTGCTAAGAAAAAAGTCGTTGAATTCCATGATTTTGCAACTGAACAAAAATTAGGAGATCTTATTGATGTTACTATTTTTGCTGAAGGAGAATTTGTAGATGTACAAGGTGTATCTAAAGGTAAAGGTTTTCAAGGGGTTGTTAAACGTCACGGATTTGGTGGTGTAGGACAAGCAACTCACGGTCAACATAACCGTTTAAGAGCGCCAGGTTCTGTAGGAGCCTCTTCTTATCCATCTAGAGTATTCAAAGGAATGCGTATGGCTGGAAGAATGGGAGGAGATAATGTAAAAGTTCAAAACCTTAGAGTTTTAAAAGTGGTTGCTGATAAGAACCTACTTGTAGTTAAAGGAGCGATTCCTGGACACAAAAACTCTTATGTAATCATTCAGAAGTAA
- the rplD gene encoding 50S ribosomal protein L4 yields the protein MEVKVLDFNGKDTGRKVQLSDSVFAIEPNNHAVYLDVKQYLANQRQGTHKAKERAEVAGSTRKIKKQKGTGTARAGSAKNPLFKGGGTVFGPRPRSYSFKLNKNLKRLARKSAFSIKAKESNIIVLEDFNFETPNTKNFINVLKALELENKKSLFVLGGTNKNVYLSSRNLKASNVVSSLELSTYDILNANNLVLLESSLEVIEENLSK from the coding sequence ATGGAAGTAAAAGTATTAGATTTCAACGGAAAAGATACTGGAAGAAAAGTTCAACTTTCTGATTCAGTTTTCGCAATTGAACCAAATAATCACGCTGTATATCTTGATGTAAAGCAGTATTTGGCTAATCAAAGACAAGGTACTCATAAAGCTAAAGAAAGAGCTGAAGTTGCTGGAAGTACACGTAAGATTAAAAAACAAAAAGGTACAGGTACAGCTCGTGCGGGAAGTGCTAAAAACCCTTTGTTTAAAGGTGGAGGTACTGTTTTTGGGCCTAGACCAAGAAGTTATTCATTTAAATTGAATAAAAACTTGAAACGTCTTGCTAGAAAATCTGCATTTTCAATTAAAGCAAAAGAGTCGAATATAATCGTTCTTGAAGATTTTAATTTTGAGACACCAAACACTAAAAATTTCATTAATGTTTTGAAAGCTTTAGAGTTAGAAAATAAAAAATCACTGTTTGTGTTGGGTGGTACGAATAAAAATGTATATTTGTCGTCACGAAATTTAAAGGCTTCAAATGTTGTAAGTAGCTTAGAATTAAGTACTTACGATATTTTAAATGCTAATAATTTAGTGCTTTTGGAGAGTTCTTTGGAAGTAATTGAAGAAAATTTAAGTAAATAA
- the rplW gene encoding 50S ribosomal protein L23: MSIIIKPIVTEKVTKESEVLNRFGFVVDRKANKIEIKKAVEAAYGVNVVSVNTMNVRPDRTTKYTKSGLISGKTNAIKKAIVQVQEGETIDFYNNI, encoded by the coding sequence ATGAGCATCATAATTAAACCTATAGTAACGGAAAAAGTAACCAAAGAAAGTGAAGTTTTGAACCGCTTCGGATTCGTTGTTGACAGAAAAGCTAACAAAATTGAAATTAAGAAAGCTGTTGAGGCTGCTTATGGAGTAAATGTTGTTAGTGTTAACACAATGAATGTAAGACCAGACAGAACTACAAAATACACTAAAAGTGGTTTAATCAGTGGAAAGACAAATGCAATTAAAAAAGCAATTGTTCAAGTACAAGAAGGAGAAACAATTGATTTTTACAACAATATCTAA
- the rplB gene encoding 50S ribosomal protein L2, translating to MSVRKLKPITAGQRFRVVNGYDAITTDKPERSLIAPIKNSGGRNSQGKMTMRYTGGGHKQRYRIIDFKRTKEGIPATVKSIEYDPNRTAFIALLAYADGEKTYIIAQNGLKVGQKVVSGPESQPEIGNTLPLSRIPLGTVISCIELRPGQGAVIARSAGTFAQLMARDGKYATIKMPSGETRLILLTCSATIGAVSNSDHQLVVSGKAGRTRWLGRRPRTRPVAMNPVDHPMGGGEGRSSGGHPRSRNGVPAKGYRTRSPKNPSNKYIVERRKK from the coding sequence ATGTCAGTAAGAAAATTAAAACCTATTACCGCAGGTCAGCGATTTAGAGTTGTGAATGGTTATGACGCCATTACAACTGATAAGCCGGAACGCTCTTTGATAGCGCCGATAAAAAACTCTGGAGGTAGAAATAGTCAAGGAAAGATGACCATGCGTTATACGGGTGGTGGTCACAAACAAAGATATCGTATTATTGATTTCAAACGTACTAAAGAAGGAATTCCTGCTACAGTGAAATCAATCGAATATGATCCAAACCGTACTGCGTTTATCGCTTTATTAGCTTATGCTGATGGAGAGAAAACATATATTATTGCACAAAACGGATTGAAAGTTGGTCAGAAAGTTGTTTCTGGACCAGAATCTCAACCTGAAATTGGTAATACTTTGCCATTAAGCAGAATTCCTTTGGGAACTGTTATTTCTTGTATCGAATTGAGACCAGGACAAGGAGCTGTAATTGCTCGTTCTGCTGGAACATTTGCTCAATTAATGGCAAGAGATGGGAAATATGCAACAATTAAAATGCCATCAGGAGAAACAAGATTGATCTTGTTGACTTGTTCGGCTACAATTGGTGCGGTTTCTAATTCAGACCACCAATTAGTTGTATCTGGTAAAGCAGGTAGAACAAGATGGTTAGGAAGAAGACCAAGAACAAGACCAGTAGCGATGAACCCAGTTGATCACCCAATGGGAGGTGGTGAAGGACGTTCTTCTGGAGGTCATCCACGTTCAAGAAATGGAGTACCAGCTAAAGGTTATAGAACTCGTTCTCCGAAAAACCCGAGTAATAAGTATATCGTAGAACGTAGAAAGAAATAA
- the rpsS gene encoding 30S ribosomal protein S19 → MARSLKKGPFVHYKLEKKVEENIAGGNKGVVKTWSRASMITPDFVGQTIAVHNGRQFVPVYVTENMVGHKLGEFSPTRSFRGHAGAKNKGKK, encoded by the coding sequence ATGGCACGTTCATTAAAAAAAGGACCTTTCGTTCATTATAAATTAGAGAAGAAAGTTGAAGAAAACATCGCAGGTGGAAATAAAGGAGTGGTTAAGACTTGGTCTAGAGCTTCTATGATTACTCCTGACTTTGTTGGACAAACTATCGCAGTTCACAACGGTCGTCAATTTGTACCGGTTTACGTTACTGAAAACATGGTAGGACACAAATTAGGAGAATTTTCACCAACTAGATCTTTTAGAGGTCATGCTGGAGCAAAAAATAAAGGTAAAAAATAA
- the rplV gene encoding 50S ribosomal protein L22, with amino-acid sequence MGVRKRETADARKEANKSIAFAKLNNCPTSPRKMRLVADLVRGQKVERALNILRFSSKEASRKLEKLLLSAINNWEQKNSEGNLEEAGLFVKEIRVDGGMMLKRLRPAPQGRAHRIRKRSNHVTIVLGAINNTQSNS; translated from the coding sequence ATGGGAGTTCGTAAAAGAGAAACAGCAGATGCGAGAAAAGAGGCTAATAAGTCTATTGCTTTCGCGAAATTGAATAACTGCCCTACTTCACCTAGAAAAATGCGCTTAGTAGCGGACTTGGTAAGAGGTCAGAAGGTAGAAAGAGCACTTAACATATTAAGATTCAGTTCTAAAGAAGCTTCAAGAAAATTAGAAAAACTATTGTTGTCTGCAATCAATAACTGGGAGCAAAAAAATAGTGAAGGTAATCTTGAAGAAGCTGGATTATTTGTTAAAGAAATCCGTGTAGATGGTGGAATGATGTTGAAAAGACTTCGTCCAGCTCCACAAGGTAGAGCACACAGAATAAGAAAACGTTCTAATCACGTTACAATCGTGTTAGGAGCTATCAATAACACACAAAGCAATTCTTAA
- the rpsC gene encoding 30S ribosomal protein S3 yields the protein MGQKTNPIGNRLGIIRGWDSNWYGGNDYGDKLAEDHKIRKYIHARLSKASVSKVIIERTLKLVTVTITTARPGIIIGKGGQEVDKLKEELKKITDKEVQINIFEIKRPELDAYLVATSICRQIESRISYRRAIKMAMAASMRMNAEGIKVLISGRLNGAEMARSEGFKEGRIPLSTFRADIDYALAEAHTTYGRMGIKVWIMKGEVYGKRELSPLAGMDKKQAGSGKGGDAPRGKSNFNKGGKPDARKRK from the coding sequence ATGGGACAAAAGACAAATCCAATTGGAAATAGACTTGGTATCATCAGAGGATGGGACTCAAACTGGTATGGTGGAAATGATTACGGTGATAAATTAGCCGAAGATCACAAAATCAGAAAGTATATCCATGCTCGTTTATCAAAAGCTAGTGTATCAAAAGTAATCATAGAGAGAACTTTGAAACTTGTAACCGTTACTATCACTACTGCTAGACCTGGTATCATTATTGGGAAAGGTGGGCAAGAGGTAGATAAGTTGAAAGAAGAGCTTAAGAAAATTACTGACAAAGAGGTTCAAATCAACATCTTTGAAATCAAAAGACCTGAGCTTGACGCGTATCTAGTTGCTACAAGCATCTGTCGTCAAATCGAAAGCAGAATTTCTTACAGACGTGCAATCAAAATGGCTATGGCAGCTTCAATGCGTATGAACGCTGAAGGTATCAAAGTTTTGATTTCTGGTCGTTTGAATGGTGCTGAGATGGCTCGTTCTGAAGGTTTCAAAGAAGGAAGAATTCCTCTATCAACTTTCAGAGCTGATATTGATTATGCTTTGGCTGAAGCTCATACTACTTATGGTAGAATGGGAATCAAAGTATGGATCATGAAAGGTGAAGTTTATGGAAAGAGAGAACTTTCCCCACTTGCTGGAATGGATAAAAAACAAGCTGGTAGTGGTAAAGGTGGAGATGCTCCTCGTGGCAAATCTAACTTTAATAAAGGTGGAAAACCAGACGCTCGTAAAAGAAAGTAA